One window of Helicoverpa zea isolate HzStark_Cry1AcR chromosome 12, ilHelZeax1.1, whole genome shotgun sequence genomic DNA carries:
- the LOC124634915 gene encoding E3 ubiquitin-protein ligase MARCHF6 gives MMDSDSSGADFCRFCRSEASSDRPLFHPCICTGSIKWIHQECLVQWMRYSRKEICELCGHRFSFMPIYSPDMPRRLPIRDVVGGLVTSVASAVKDWLHYTLVALAWLGIVPLTACRTYRCLFSGSLDPVISLPFDIVSAENLAKDVFSGCFVVTCTLFSFIGLVWLREQIMHGGGPDWMERENLPAPPPEDLPLQDNNNDRVNNGAGDGEVGLRDEVNGEVGEDALVGDEANWNPMEWDRAAAEELTWARLLGLDGSMVFLEHVFWVVSLNTLFIVVFAFCPYHIGRLGAAMAGLTAEGPFAGPLTALAGYVLVGAILAVLHGMASLLRLRSAKKALGFCYVVVKVALLSVVEIGVIPLVCGWWLDLCSLSMFDATLKDRESSLQAAPWTLMFIHWLVGMVYVYYFASFILLLREVLRPGVLWFLKNLNDPDFSPVQEMIHLSVWSHIRRLVVSAMIFGTAVLFMLWLPIRVIKYVLPGFLPYAVAVHTDAPVNELSLELLLLQVILPALLEQSHTRTWLKAGVRAWCACAAGALGLRSYLLGEMRHDQPMPHPPRPPHQLGAAHQALMRRDGPAGFEPYVRVSWFPVRLGALLILVSISLVLASALTLVIPVAIGRRVMALWLPKASDGVHELYTAACGMYVCWAVGRGGTLAAGWARGGRALLAARAALWARVAARAALAALALLGLVPLMFGLLLELVLVIPLRVPIEQSPVLFVWQDWALGVLYTKIVCALTMMGPDWAMRRAIEKAYRDGIREMDLKFILREIAAPCVCWLGLALAVPYALAHSILPLAVSAPAQRNLLARRVYPALLLTALVVALTVFQIRQFRKLYEHIKNDKYLVGQRLVNYDHRRHKQQQSTVPAN, from the exons ATGATGGATTCGGACTCGTCCGGCGCGGACTTCTGCCGGTTCTGTCGTTCGGAGGCATCGTCCGACAGGCCACTGTTCCATCCTTGCATCTGCACGGGCTCGATAAAATGGATCCACCAGGAGTGTTTAGTGCAGTGGATGCGATACTCCAGGAAGGAGATTTGCGAGTTGTGCGGTCACCGGTTCTCGTTTATGCCGATATACTCGCCGGACATGCCTCGCAGACTGCCTATCCGCGACGTGGTGGGCGGGCTGGTGACGTCCGTCGCGTCTGCCGTTAAAGACTGGCTGCACTACACCCTGGTCGCGCTCGCCTGGCTCGGGATTGTGCCGCTCACCGCCTGCAGAACCTACCGCTGCCTGTTCTCGGGATCCCTAGACCCAGTGATTTCATTACCCTTTGACATAGTATCAGCTGAGAATCTTGCTAAAGATGTGTTTTCCGGTTGTTTTGTTGTGACATGCACACTATTCTCCTTCATTGGACTTGTATGGCTGAGAGAGCAAATAATGCATGGTGGTGGTCCTGACTGGATGGAGAGAGAGAACTTGCCAGCGCCTCCCCCTGAGGACTTGCCACTGcaggataataataatgatcgtGTGAATAATGGGGCTGGGGATGGTGAAGTTGGGCTCAGAGATGAAGTGAATGGGGAAGTTGGTGAAGATGCTCTAGTTGGTGATGAAGCGAACTGGAACCCTATGGAGTGGGACCGAGCTGCTGCTGAGGAGCTGACATGGGCCCGTCTGCTGGGGTTGGATGGTTCTATGGTGTTTCTGGAGCATGTATTCTGGGTTGTGTCCCTGAATACATTGTTTATTGTGGTGTTTGCCTTCTGTCCGTACCATATTGGGAGGTTGGGGGCTGCTATGGCAGGATTGACAGCTGAAGGTCCATTTGCTGGGCCCCTGACAGCTCTGGCTGGCTATGTGTTGGTGGGAGCAATTCTGGCAGTGCTGCATGGGATGGCCTCTCTGCTGCGTCTACGAAGCGCTAAGAAGGCACTCGGATTCTGTTACGtggttgtgaaggttgcattgCTGTCTGTGGTTGAG ATTGGAGTAATTCCCCTCGTATGTGGCTGGTGGCTCGACCTTTGCTCGCTGTCAATGTTCGATGCCACCCTGAAGGACCGTGAGTCGAGCCTACAAGCAGCACCATGGACCCTTATGTTTATTCACTGGCTGGTCGGCATGGTCTATGTGTACTACTTCGCGTCATTCATTCTTCTGTTGAGGGAAGTTTTAAGACCTGGCGTGCTGTGGTTCTTGAAGAATTTGAATGATCCTGACTTTAGTCCTGTGCAG GAAATGATCCATCTATCAGTCTGGTCGCACATTCGCCGTCTGGTGGTGTCAGCTATGATCTTCGGCACAGCAGTACTCTTCATGCTGTGGTTGCCTATCAGAGTGATCAAATACGTACTCCCTGGATTCCTGCCTTATGCCGTCGCCGTTCACACAGACGCTCCGGTCAATGAACTCAGCTTGGAGCTGCTGTTGCTTcag GTGATCCTCCCAGCTTTACTAGAACAATCCCACACTCGTACATGGCTGAAGGCAGGCGTCCGTGCGTGGTGTGCTTGTGCCGCCGGAGCCCTAGGGCTGCGGTCTTACTTGTTAGGCGAGATGAGACATGACCAGCCGATGCCACATCCGCCAAGACCGCCGCATCAACTTGGGGCTGCTCATCAG GCATTAATGCGTCGCGACGGTCCCGCCGGCTTCGAGCCTTATGTCCGAGTGTCTTGGTTCCCGGTTCGTCTCGGCGCCTTGTTGATCCTCGTCTCCATCTCGCTGGTGCTAGCCAGCGCGTTGACTCTC GTAATCCCTGTCGCTATAGGAAGGCGAGTAATGGCATTGTGGCTACCAAAGGCATCAGATGGCGTTCACGAACTTTATACAGCTGCGTGTG GCATGTACGTATGCTGGGCAGTGGGTCGCGGCGGTACCCTCGCCGCAGGCTGGGCCCGCGGGGGCCGCGCCCTGCTGGCGGCCCGAGCCGCGCTGTGGGCGCGAGTAGCGGCCCGGGCTGCGCTGGCCGCGCTCGCGTTGTTGGGGCTCGTGCCGCTGATGTTTGGGTTGCTGTTGGAGCTG GTACTAGTAATCCCTCTCCGAGTGCCGATCGAGCAATCCCCAGTGTTATTCGTGTGGCAGGACTGGGCGTTAGGCGTCTTGTACACTAAGATAGTCTGCGCTCTAACCATGATGGGCCCCGACTGGGCCATGCGACGAGCTATAGAGAAGGCCTACAGAGATGGCATTAGAGAAATGGATCTtaa GTTCATTCTCCGTGAAATCGCAGCACCTTGTGTCTGCTGGCTGGGTCTAGCGCTAGCAGTACCGTACGCACTAGCGCACTCGATACTGCCGCTGGCGGTCAGCGCGCCGGCGCAGCGCAACTTGCTAGCGCGACGCGTGTATCCCGCGCTGTTGCTCACTGCGCTAGTCGTTGCGCTTACCGTCTTCCAg ATACGCCAATTCCGCAAACTCTACGAGCACATAAAGAACGACAAGTACCTCGTAGGCCAACGCCTCGTCAACTACGACCACCGGCGACACAAACAGCAACAGAGCACCGTCCCCGCCAACTGA
- the LOC124635418 gene encoding uncharacterized protein LOC124635418, which produces MSYVDSTTNLRSTESTLNTSPPKLQAAENNKIENLLQNPTDIEERVEPIIGNETQQEAQDDGSVSNISETGSDLYRRRRRRNLDPSDKIINYLEKRKIAKSSTPNTGQNLVNVLCDRLDMTFLGFADSVKKLSLNNQAIIKLQIMKLITEYELKEITSDNRPNSSNSTYVSTPESITLDDLSNHSNRNVRQPSTSGVNYHNTLSNTQSQTENRDLNQPSTSGVNTHNNIRTPNIIILQSSEISDQHTSQIITDEKSTQKYIMIQPSDQRNDNKENNYLSAQSCFANWNE; this is translated from the coding sequence ATGAGTTATGTGGATTCTACAACAAATTTACGATCTACTGAGAGCACTTTAAATACTAGCCCTCCAAAACTGCAAGCAGCGGAAAATAATAAGATTGAAAATTTACTTCAAAATCCAACGGATATAGAAGAACGAGTAGAACCTATAATCGGAAATGAGACACAACAAGAAGCACAGGATGATGGGTCAGTAAGCAATATTTCAGAGACAGGAAGCGATCTATATCGAAGAAGAAGACGCCGAAACTTAGATCCATccgataaaattattaattatttagaaaagaGGAAGATTGCAAAATCATCTACTCCAAATACAGGTCAAAATCTAGTTAATGTATTGTGTGACAGGCTTGATATGACATTTTTAGGTTTTGCTGACAGTGTCAAGAAACTTTCTTTGAACAACCAAGccattattaaattacaaatcatgaaattaataaccgagtatgaattaaaagaaataacaagTGACAATAGACCAAACTCTAGCAACAGTACCTATGTTTCGACTCCAGAAAGTATTACTCTCGATGATCTTAGCAATCACAGCAATCGTAACGTCCGTCAACCATCCACATCAGGCGTCAACTATCATAATACACTTTCAAACACGCAAAGCCAAACAGAAAATCGTGACCTCAATCAGCCGTCCACATCAGGTGTCAACACCCATAATAATATACGAACACCTAATATCATCATTTTACAATCATCTGAAATCAGTGATCAACACACATCACAAATCATAACTGATGAAAAAAGTACTCAAAAGTACATCATGATTCAACCATCAGACCAAAGAAATGataataaggaaaataattaCTTGAGTGCTCAAAGTTGTTTTGCTAATTGGAACGAGTAA